The following nucleotide sequence is from Cyclobacteriaceae bacterium.
ACTTTTACATCCAACGAGCAGGCCCTCAAAAGTATTGACGAATTCAGCCAGGTCCTTTCATTGCTCAAAGACTATGGCTCCGATGATCAGCATGTTGAATTTGATATTGCTCTTGCACGCGGATTGAGTTATTACACCGGATGCATCTTCGAAGTCAAGATCAACAATGTCGCGATCGGCAGTGTCAGCGGCGGCGGCCGTTATGATAATCTCACGGCAGTATTTGACTCAAAGGAGAAAAGCTCAGGTGTTGGAATTTCTTTTGGCGTGGATCGCATTTACGATGCCATGGATGAGTTGAAACTTTTCCCTGAAGAGGCAGAAGTTTCTTCCAAAGTTTTAATCTGTCATTTTGATGAGGCATGCCGTACGTATGCTCTTTCCATTGTCGGGCGCTTTCGCGAAAAAGGAATTGCTGCAGAAGTTTATCCCGATATGGTAAAGGTCCAGAAGCAATTGGATTATGCCAATAAGAAAAAGATCCCGTTCACTCTTATCATTGGTTCTGACGAAATGAAAACCGGCACGCTCACGTTCAAAAACATGAAGACCGGTGATCAGCAAAAGCTATCATTGGCTGATATTGTTTCTAATTTTTAATTGTGTCATCATAATTAACAACTCGTGCATCAGCATACTATCTCTTCCAAGGTTCTTACGCTCGCTGATCTGGAAAAGATCCTTCAGCCGGATTCCCAGTTGACGCTATCGGAAGAATCCAAAGGGAAGATCTTAAAATGCCGCGAATACCTCGACAACAAGATTGCTACCACCTCACAACCACTCTATGGTGTGAATACCGGATTCGGCTCTCTCTATAACAAGAACATTTCAAGGGAAGATCTTGAACGACTTCAAGATAATCTGGTGAAGTCACATGCGTGCGGCACAGGACCGGAGATTCCGACAGAGATCATTCGACTGATGCTCTTCTTAAAAGCGCAATCTCTTTCTTATGGTTACTCCGGCGTTCAGGTAGAAACCGTCCAGCGCTTAACTGATCTTTTTAACAAGAACATTTTTCCCAAGGTATATGAGATGGGTTCACTCGGTGCTTCCGGTGACCTTGCTCCTCTCGCACATTTATCATTGCCTTTGATCGGGCTGGGTGAAGTAACGATGGAAGGAAAGACTTTTTCTTCCAAAGAGATTCTGGAGAGATTTAAATGGCAGCCTCTTCACTTCAAGGCAAAGGAAGGTCTTGCATTGTTGAATGGCACTCAGTTCATGGGAGCCTTTGGTGTGTGGTGTGTGATCAGTGCTAACCGTTTACTAACGCTTGCCAACAGGATCGGTGCTTTATCACTCGATGTATTTGATGGGAGGATCGAACCTTTTGATAAAAAAGTTCATGCTATCCGTCCACAAAAAGGTCAGGCGAAAGTTGCTGCCGACATCAAAAGAATACTGGAAGGAAGTGCACTGATTGCTCAGACAAAGAAACATGTGCAGGATCCATATTCATTCCGTTGCATACCGCAGGTTCATGGCGCGAGTCTCGATAGTATAGAATATGTAACGCAGGTTTTTCTTGCTGAGGTTAACGGAGTAACTGACAACCCGAATATCTTTCCGGAAGAGGACGAGATCATTTCGGCTGGTAATTTTCATGGTCAGCCGCTGGCACTGGCACTGGATTTTCTTTGTATCGCTGTGGCGGAACTGGGAAGCATTTCCGAAAGGAGAACTTTTCAGCTGATCAGCGGTTCGCGTGATCTGCCCAATTACTTAGTTGCCAATCCTGGTATTAACTCCGGATTGATGATACCACAATATACAGCAGCCTCTCTGGTAAGTCAGAATAAACAGCTCTGCACACCGGCTTCCGTTGATTCTATTGTTTCGTCCAACGGACAGGAAGATCATGTGAGCATGGGGGCGAATGCTGCATTAAAAGCGTATCGCGTTGTGAATAATGTCTTTTCGGTGCTGGCCATTGAATTAATTACGGCAGCGCAGGCTTTGCATTTCAGGCGCCCGGTGCAAACTTCACATCAATTGGAAGAATTTGTGAATACTTTCCGTAAGGTTGTGCCGTTTATGGAAACAGACCGTTTGCTTCATGATGACATGACAAAGGCGGAAAAATTTCTAAAAGAGATTACCTTGAAAGAATAAACATAGTGAAAGAGAGAAGCTTACTTATTGTTTTGTTCTTAACGATTGCAGCAACAGCGATGGCGCAACCATATGTAAGTCGTCTGGGTCGCTTTCAGGTCGACCAGAGAAAGATGTGCGCCGGCTATACGATCACCCTTACCAATCTGTTAAGTCCGGGTGTAGAGTGTACTCCTGGTAAGCCTTGTGTCATGAATTATGAAGGCGCCAATATTCAACAGCAGTTCACCTATCAATATAACACGCCCGGAACGTACAGACTTACGGTTTTGTATCAATCTCTTGGCTTTGATGACATTACCATTACTGTTGTCCCAAACATTCAGCCCAGTTTTGATATCTATGCCTGTTCCGGAAACGGAGCCCAGGTAAAAGTTCAGGACAGCAACTATGAACAATACGTTATTGATTTTAATAACGACGGAACTCCTGAAGCGGTGATTCCTTTTTCAAACAACGCTACCGCCAACAATACCTTTGCACCTCCGGGGACGTATACGATCGCTGTCAAGGGACGTAATGTTAATTCTGCTGATAACTGTAATGCAAAGACCCAGCCTTTTACATCGTTGGGAGCATTACCGACTCCGGTTATCAATACACTGACTTCGGTGGATGCTTCTTCCATCAAACTGGATTTTACAACTGCTGTCAATGTTCTGTATCGGCTGGAGATTGCAACCAACAACTCTACAACGTTTCAGATCCTTCAAAACGTTTATGGAATCAATACGGTAACGATCCCTGGCCTTAAGCTGGACGAGAATTTTTATTGTTTCCGCCTGACACCATATGATCCGTGTATTCCGGGACCTGCTCTGCCCTCCAATATTGTTTGCTCGGATAGATTTACTGCCACGGCTATCAGTGATTCGAATCAACTGGCATGGGTCACGAGTTCGACGGGTGTTTCCAATTATACCATCTCGAGAAATAACGGTGCTTACTTTACAACCGGCGCGCAGACGTTTAATGATATAGCCCCAAATATTGTCTGCAAGACAAATTACTGCTACCGGATCACTACCAATTACAGCAATGGAAGCAAAAGCATTTCACTTGAAAAGTGTGTGAAGTCCTTTTCGACAAAGATACCGACCCTCATCAATGATGTGAGCGCGTTAGCTGGAGCGGTTAGTGGTGTGGATCTTACCTGGACACAGGATCCAGCATTCATTCCACAGAGTTATTCTGTTTTGAAATCTGTCAATCGGGGTACTTATGATTTCCTATCATCCAGTGGCACTACTAAATTCTCTGACGCAACCTATACGACAGCGGCCAACATCTGTTATCGCATTAATTATATTGATGTCTGTGATAATAACAGTCCCCAGGGGACGCCGGTTTGTCCAATAAAATTATCAGGAACGCTTGATAAGAGTAATGTGATTACACTTCACTGGACTGGTTTTAAAGGATGGAAGAACGGAGTCAATCATTATCAGCTTGAAAAGTACAGTATACAGGGGACGTTGATCCGGACGGTGACATTAACAGATTCTACTTTTGTTGATGATCAGATCGATCTCAACAATCAGCTTGTAAGGTATATTGTAAGAGCGATCCCAAATGATCTTGCGCTTCTTCCTTCGGTTTCAAATGTTGTGGAGTTCATTAAGAATGCAAATCTTTATTATCCGACGGCCTTCACTCCCAACAATGATAATCTCAATGATAAGTTCATTGTATCGGGTCAATATATTTCGAAGATCACATTAAAGATATTTGACCGATGGGGTTCCCTCCTTTTTGCTACAGAAAAAAATGAAGCATGGGATGGCCATCGTGAAGGAAAAACCATGCCTCCCTCCACCTACGTCTGGCAAGTAGAGATCACTGACCTTGCGGGAAGAACTTTCTCAAGAGAGGGAATTGTAGCGTTGCTCGCGAACTGATCTCAGGATCCATACTTCGCACTTAGCACTTAGATTATTATCTTTGCCCCTCTAAAATAGTGCGCCATGCTGGATATGATGAAAATGATGGGTAAGGTGAAGGAGATGCAAACCCGGTTGAAAGAAGCCCAGGACAATCTTGAAAAAATCACAGCTACGGGAGAGACGGGAGCAGGAATGGTAAAGGCAACGGTCAACGGCAAGAAGAAAGTGCTTTCCATAGAAATTGATCCTACGATCATGTCATCAAATGATAAAGTGCTGGTTCAGGATCTAGTCGTTGCTGCTGTCAATCGCGCACTGGAAGAAGTAGACGTCAAGGCAAAAGAAGAAATCAGAAAAAGTACTGATGGGATATTGCCAAATATTCCGGGTATGGATTTTAGTGGCATGATGGGATGACCAGCACGGCCGTTGTTATCCTTAATTATAATGGCAGCGAATTGCTGCGAAAGTTTCTTCCCTCCGTTATTGAGCATAGTGTCGGCGCCCGCATTGTTGTTGCTGACAATGGTTCAACGGATGCATCCATCGAAGTATTAAAGAAAGAATTTCCCATGGTTGATCTGATCTCTATCGGATCCAATCTTGGATACTGCGGGGGCTATAATTTTGCATTAAAGAACATAAAGGAAGAATATTCTGTTTTGTTAAATTCCGATGTGGCGGTTACATCCGGTTGGTTAACGCCACTGGTGAAGCAACTCGATGAGCATCCACAGTCGGCAGCGGTTCAACCGAAGATACTTTCCTATCAGGAGCAAAAATCTTTTGAGTATGCGGGTGCAGGTGGTGGATACATTGATTCATTCGGTTATCCTTTTTGCAGAGGAAGATTATTTTATGCTATTGAAGAAGACAAAGGGCAATACAATAATCCGCAGGAAATTTTCTGGGCATCGGGAGCCTGCCTGATGGTGAAGACCCGGTTGTTTCATGAGGTGGGTGGTTTTGATCAGGATTTTTTCGCTCATATGGAAGAGATCGATCTGTGCTGGCGGTTGCAGCGGGCAGGCTATATCATTTTCTATGATGGGTCCAGCACCATTTATCATCTTGGCGGAGGAACGCTTTCTGTATCCAATCCATTCAAGACCTATCTGAATTTTAAGAATGGGTTAAGTCTTATCTATAAAAATCTTCCTGCAGGTGAACTGGCTATTAAGTTTCCGATAAGAATTGTGCTGGACTGGGTGGCTTCATTGAAGTTTACACTGGCAGGCTCTTTCAAAGATGGAAGCTCTGTGATCCGTGCTCACCGTCACTTCTTCAGTGGCTGGGGAAGAGAGCGCTTGCGTCGTCGGTCGACAGCGAAGTTCCCATATAAGAGGTTACGCAATCAGTACCATGGTATGATCGTGTGGGATTTCTTTATCGCTGGAAAGAAAAAATACAGCCAGTTAAAGGGAAGATAACTCAGGGATAATACCCGAGGGGATCACTAGAAATCAAGCACGGAGCTATTGCTGCGGCGGAGATGCTTTCTCATGTTGAGTATGAAGGCCAATCCGAGATAAACTATGATTGGGGAGCCCATTGTGAGAAAAGAGGCATAAATAAAGAATATCCGGATGCTGGAAGAAGCTATCCCCAACTTATCACCTAAAGCAGAACATACCCCGAAGGCGTGTTCCTGAAAAAAATGCTGCAACCGTTTCATTTGCTCTTCCATGCCCCAAAACTTCGTTTACCTGAGTAAAATGCCTTTTATCGAAGAAAAAAACTATTCGCAAATATAACGCCTTTCGAGGCGGTACCGGATGGCTTCCTCTTTATTTTTTTGACTAATATTGTAAAAAAATGGCGTTAGCCGTAGCTTTGCGGCACGTTTTAGATAACCTTAAAAAACCATCCATGAGAAAAGTAGTATACTTAGTTGTGATCATCGGCATGTTAAGCCTGACTGGTTGCACGCTTCCGCAAATGATTAAACTTGCGAAGCAGCAGAACCTGACGGTGACACCAAATCCGTTAGAAGTACATAAAGACACGGTTGCCTATGAAATTGCAGCGGCATTGCCTGTAAAAATGTTGAAGAAGGGTACCGTTTACACTCTTAATACATTCTACAAGTACGGAGATAAAGAAGTTACACTTCCAACAATCCCTTTCAAAGGAGATGACTATCCAAGTGCTGCTACTGAGCAACCAAAGATCACAAAGAGCTTTACTTTCCCTTACGATCCTGCTTACAAGACAGGTACTCTTCAGGTAGAAGGTGTTGCTCAAAAAGGAACAAAAACTAAAACTACTCCTCGTCTGGATGTTGCGGTAGGTATCATCACCACCAGCAAGTTGGTTCAGAACTCATACTACGCTGCTTTTGCAGACCATGGTTATAACAACAAGGAAGAGATCGTACCAGTTGTCATTCCTGACTTCTATTTCGAACAAGGAAGATCAGTATTGCGCACTTCAGAAATGAAGAGTGACAAGGCTAAGCAATTGGATGCGTTCATCGCTTCAAAGAACATTACCCGCACGGTTTCTATCACTGGTACTCACTCACCGGAAGGTCGCGAGCGTATCAACAGCAAGTTGTGTGAAGAACGTGCTAAGGCTATCGAAAAATACTATCGTGCTCAAATGAAAAAGTACGATTACAAGAAAATGGCTGACTCTATCAAGTTTGTGATCAAGCCTGTTGTTGACGACTGGAGCGGATTCACTGCTGCGTTGTCTGCATATCAGGGAATCTCTTCTGATGAAAAATCTGCTTACATGAACATCGTGAACAACGGTGGTTCTTTTGAAGATCAGGAGAAACAAATGAAGAAATTGCCAGGATACAAGAAGGTATTCAAGGAAGTATATCCAGGATTGCGTACTGCAAAGACTGAGATCCTTACCAAGAAGAGCAAGAAGACAGATGCTGAGATCTCAGTTTTGTCTAAGCAAATCGTTCAGGGATCAGCTCCAGCAGATGGTCTTTCTTACGAAGAAATGATGTACTCTGCTACATTGACTCCTTCTGTTGATGAGAAAATGGCGATCTACGAAGCTGCTACTAAAAAAGGTTCTAACTGGAATGCACATAACAACTTAGGTGCTGCTTATATCCAGTTGGCAATTGACAATCCTGGTCGCGCCGCTGAATTGGCTGACAAGGCTTCTGTTCAAATTGAACTTGCCGCTAAATTGAAGGAAACTTCAGAAACCAATGCTAACATGGCTACGATCGCTTTGATGAAGGGCAATCCTTACAAGGCAGCAAGCTATGCTAACAAAGCTCTTAACGGAGCAAGCAACGACGTAGCACGTGGTGTGAATGGCGTAAAGGGTGCTTCTGAAATCTACATCGCTAAATACGATGCAGCGGTTCGCTCTGAGTCTTCTGCCTCAACTACTGATGTTAATCTTTTCAACAAAGGTTTAGCTCAGCTTCTTTCTAAGGACTATGCTAACGCAGCAAGCTCTTTCAACGAAGCAACTACCAAGAACAGCAACTATGCAGTAGCATACTACGGAGCAGCTGTTGCAGCAGCCCGTTCAGGAAATGCTGACCTGGTTGTTAGCAACCTTACCAGCGCTGTAAAGGCTGATCCAACATTGAAAGACAAAGCTTTGACAGACCTCGAGTTCAGCAAATATGCTTCAACTGAGCCTTTCCGTAATGCTTTGAAATAATCAAGACAACTTTCTTAAAAAACCCCGTCCCAAAAGGATGGGGTTTTTTTATTGCCTGGAAGTAAACCGGTCATTCGGTGATTCGATCATTTTATTTACTTTTACAGCCTTTACAAACAATCGTATGCGCGAAATTCAGTTTCGGGAAGCCCTTCGGGAGGCAATGAGTGAAGAGATGAGAAGAGACCCGAGTGTGTTTATCATGGGTGAAGAGGTGGCCGAATACAACGGTGCCTACAAGGTCAGTCAGGGGATGCTGGATGAATTTGGTCCGGATCGTGTGATCGACACTCCTATAGCAGAGTTAGGCTTTGCAG
It contains:
- a CDS encoding glycosyltransferase family 2 protein, producing MTSTAVVILNYNGSELLRKFLPSVIEHSVGARIVVADNGSTDASIEVLKKEFPMVDLISIGSNLGYCGGYNFALKNIKEEYSVLLNSDVAVTSGWLTPLVKQLDEHPQSAAVQPKILSYQEQKSFEYAGAGGGYIDSFGYPFCRGRLFYAIEEDKGQYNNPQEIFWASGACLMVKTRLFHEVGGFDQDFFAHMEEIDLCWRLQRAGYIIFYDGSSTIYHLGGGTLSVSNPFKTYLNFKNGLSLIYKNLPAGELAIKFPIRIVLDWVASLKFTLAGSFKDGSSVIRAHRHFFSGWGRERLRRRSTAKFPYKRLRNQYHGMIVWDFFIAGKKKYSQLKGR
- the hutH gene encoding histidine ammonia-lyase, coding for MHQHTISSKVLTLADLEKILQPDSQLTLSEESKGKILKCREYLDNKIATTSQPLYGVNTGFGSLYNKNISREDLERLQDNLVKSHACGTGPEIPTEIIRLMLFLKAQSLSYGYSGVQVETVQRLTDLFNKNIFPKVYEMGSLGASGDLAPLAHLSLPLIGLGEVTMEGKTFSSKEILERFKWQPLHFKAKEGLALLNGTQFMGAFGVWCVISANRLLTLANRIGALSLDVFDGRIEPFDKKVHAIRPQKGQAKVAADIKRILEGSALIAQTKKHVQDPYSFRCIPQVHGASLDSIEYVTQVFLAEVNGVTDNPNIFPEEDEIISAGNFHGQPLALALDFLCIAVAELGSISERRTFQLISGSRDLPNYLVANPGINSGLMIPQYTAASLVSQNKQLCTPASVDSIVSSNGQEDHVSMGANAALKAYRVVNNVFSVLAIELITAAQALHFRRPVQTSHQLEEFVNTFRKVVPFMETDRLLHDDMTKAEKFLKEITLKE
- a CDS encoding PspC domain-containing protein produces the protein MKRLQHFFQEHAFGVCSALGDKLGIASSSIRIFFIYASFLTMGSPIIVYLGLAFILNMRKHLRRSNSSVLDF
- a CDS encoding T9SS type B sorting domain-containing protein, with amino-acid sequence MKERSLLIVLFLTIAATAMAQPYVSRLGRFQVDQRKMCAGYTITLTNLLSPGVECTPGKPCVMNYEGANIQQQFTYQYNTPGTYRLTVLYQSLGFDDITITVVPNIQPSFDIYACSGNGAQVKVQDSNYEQYVIDFNNDGTPEAVIPFSNNATANNTFAPPGTYTIAVKGRNVNSADNCNAKTQPFTSLGALPTPVINTLTSVDASSIKLDFTTAVNVLYRLEIATNNSTTFQILQNVYGINTVTIPGLKLDENFYCFRLTPYDPCIPGPALPSNIVCSDRFTATAISDSNQLAWVTSSTGVSNYTISRNNGAYFTTGAQTFNDIAPNIVCKTNYCYRITTNYSNGSKSISLEKCVKSFSTKIPTLINDVSALAGAVSGVDLTWTQDPAFIPQSYSVLKSVNRGTYDFLSSSGTTKFSDATYTTAANICYRINYIDVCDNNSPQGTPVCPIKLSGTLDKSNVITLHWTGFKGWKNGVNHYQLEKYSIQGTLIRTVTLTDSTFVDDQIDLNNQLVRYIVRAIPNDLALLPSVSNVVEFIKNANLYYPTAFTPNNDNLNDKFIVSGQYISKITLKIFDRWGSLLFATEKNEAWDGHREGKTMPPSTYVWQVEITDLAGRTFSREGIVALLAN
- a CDS encoding YbaB/EbfC family nucleoid-associated protein, with product MLDMMKMMGKVKEMQTRLKEAQDNLEKITATGETGAGMVKATVNGKKKVLSIEIDPTIMSSNDKVLVQDLVVAAVNRALEEVDVKAKEEIRKSTDGILPNIPGMDFSGMMG